A window of Methanosphaera sp. WGK6 contains these coding sequences:
- the thsA gene encoding thermosome subunit alpha, producing MAQQQPLIILPEGTTRNLGRDAQRNNILAGKVLAETVRTTLGPKGMDKMLVDGLGDIVVTNDGVTILKEMDIEHPAAKMLVEVAKTQEDEVGDGTTTAVIIAGELLKKSEDLLDQEIHPTIISLGYRQAALKAIEILDQISIDSSDKDTLLKVAMTAMTGKGTEKARGPLAELIVGAVNQVEEDGKVDAEQIKIESKDGAAIEDSELVSGVIIDKERVHPGMPTNIADAKIALINSAIEVKETEVDAEIRITDPAQMQAFIEQEENMIKEMIDGIVEAGANVIFCQKGIDDLAQHYLAKAGILAARRVKKSDMEKLAKATGAKIVTNIEDLSAEDLGDAGSVAEDKVSGDDMIFVKECKDPKAVTLLLRGSTSHVVDEIERAVDDAIGVVASTVEDGKVVVGGGAPEVAIAKGLKDYAETISGREQLAVTAFAEALEVVPRTLAENAGLDSIDSLVDLRAAHEESLYMGLNVFEGGVTDMKEAGVIEPQRVKKQAIQSAAEAAEMILRIDDVIASSSQGAAAAAGGAPDMGMGGMPPM from the coding sequence ATGGCACAACAACAACCATTAATCATCTTACCTGAAGGAACAACAAGAAACTTAGGAAGAGATGCACAAAGAAACAATATTTTAGCTGGTAAAGTTTTAGCAGAAACCGTAAGAACAACATTAGGTCCTAAAGGAATGGACAAAATGCTTGTAGATGGATTAGGAGATATTGTAGTAACTAATGATGGTGTAACAATATTAAAAGAAATGGATATTGAACACCCAGCAGCAAAAATGTTAGTAGAAGTTGCAAAAACACAAGAAGATGAAGTTGGAGATGGAACAACAACTGCAGTAATTATTGCAGGAGAATTACTCAAAAAATCCGAAGATTTATTAGACCAAGAAATTCACCCAACAATCATATCCTTAGGATACAGACAAGCAGCATTAAAAGCAATTGAAATATTAGATCAAATTTCAATAGACTCATCTGATAAAGACACACTTCTAAAAGTTGCTATGACTGCAATGACTGGAAAAGGAACCGAAAAAGCAAGAGGACCTTTAGCAGAACTCATAGTAGGTGCAGTAAACCAAGTAGAAGAAGATGGTAAAGTAGATGCTGAACAAATAAAAATTGAATCCAAAGATGGAGCAGCAATCGAAGATTCTGAATTAGTATCAGGAGTAATCATAGACAAAGAAAGAGTACATCCAGGTATGCCAACAAATATTGCAGATGCAAAAATCGCATTAATTAATAGTGCAATAGAAGTTAAAGAAACAGAAGTAGATGCAGAAATTAGAATAACTGACCCAGCACAAATGCAAGCATTCATCGAACAAGAAGAAAACATGATTAAAGAAATGATTGATGGAATAGTAGAAGCAGGTGCAAATGTAATCTTCTGTCAAAAAGGAATTGATGACTTAGCACAACACTACTTAGCAAAAGCAGGAATCTTAGCAGCAAGAAGAGTTAAAAAATCTGACATGGAAAAATTAGCTAAAGCAACTGGTGCAAAAATTGTAACAAACATTGAAGATTTATCTGCAGAAGATTTAGGAGATGCAGGATCTGTAGCTGAAGATAAAGTATCTGGTGATGACATGATTTTTGTAAAAGAATGTAAAGATCCTAAAGCAGTAACTTTATTATTAAGAGGTTCAACTTCACATGTAGTTGATGAAATTGAAAGAGCAGTAGATGATGCAATAGGAGTAGTAGCATCCACAGTAGAAGATGGAAAAGTAGTTGTTGGTGGAGGAGCTCCTGAAGTAGCTATTGCAAAAGGATTAAAAGACTATGCAGAAACTATTAGTGGAAGAGAACAATTAGCAGTAACTGCATTTGCAGAAGCATTAGAAGTTGTTCCTAGAACACTTGCAGAAAATGCAGGTCTTGATAGTATAGATTCTTTAGTAGACTTAAGAGCAGCACATGAAGAATCATTATACATGGGATTAAATGTATTTGAAGGTGGAGTAACTGACATGAAAGAAGCTGGAGTTATTGAACCTCAAAGAGTTAAAAAACAAGCTATTCAATCTGCAGCAGAAGCAGCTGAAATGATTTTAAGAATTGATGATGTAATAGCTTCATCCAGTCAAGGAGCAGCTGCAGCAGCTGGCGGTGCACCTGATATGGGTATGGGCGGAATGCCTCCAATGTAA
- a CDS encoding cation-translocating P-type ATPase translates to MENTTNNENNVCYNPECKKRKCYDPEHYNFICMDPDCENIHCENNKHYNKNLLKEYQEHTDFSVYEHKEDIDYSKDVKVSICSCGDCHDDDSQNQEDNSVDVCTDEECTCHSNKEHDADCHDDDCCCDDDDCCDDECSCHDDDCCCDDDDCCDDECSCHDDDCCCDDDDCCDDECSCHDEGNIKICNCGDCCDDDDDEDVIQEGIPLIKNRSIQIIVSSGLLFVIGHILEYFSVYNGIPATIVFALGAVIAGYDIAVMAKNALKRHNISPAVLMCIAAVASFLIGHPEEGAAVTFLYFISEFLEDYSEQRAQHSIKSLVEIAPETARVKVGNSEEIRSIDTVKINEIVIVKPGDKVPLDGKVISGVSTINQASITGESVPVTKRVDDEVFAGTVNQEGYLEIKVTKAAKDSVISKIVTLVKNSQLNRSHTETLVEKIAKYYTPIIVIITACVAFIPPLFFGGDLVSWVYRALSLMVISCPCAFLISTPIGMVSAITSATRKGVLIKGSSYVEEMRKIKAVIFDKTGTLTEGKLQLTDIVLLSDNYSENDLLRIAASLETKSNHPIGKAIKTYAEEQNVELNEIEQFKDVPGKGIVGEINGEKYYAANESLIEGSDFNVSNDDVVKYVNDGKTVVFIGNKTEVIGIIYVMDKIRDESKNVIENLNKSGIKTIMLTGDNKIAAHAVADEIGINYVYSNLLPEDKLNILDTIRNKFGDVAMVGDGINDAPALARANIGIAMGAAGSDVAIETADIALMQDDLTKLPYLFKLSIKTDNIIKQNIVTALSIKFLFVILAILGLITLMMAVGIGDLGLTLLVILNSFRIGIVKDPIF, encoded by the coding sequence ATGGAAAATACCACTAATAATGAAAATAATGTCTGTTATAATCCAGAATGTAAAAAAAGAAAATGTTATGATCCAGAACATTATAATTTTATATGTATGGATCCTGACTGTGAAAATATACACTGTGAAAATAACAAACATTACAATAAAAATCTATTAAAAGAATACCAAGAACATACTGATTTCAGTGTCTATGAACACAAAGAAGACATAGATTACAGTAAAGATGTAAAAGTAAGCATATGTAGTTGTGGAGATTGTCATGATGATGACTCCCAGAATCAAGAAGATAATTCAGTAGATGTATGCACTGATGAAGAATGCACATGTCATAGCAATAAAGAACATGATGCTGATTGTCACGATGATGACTGTTGTTGTGACGACGACGATTGCTGTGATGATGAGTGTAGTTGTCATGATGATGACTGTTGTTGTGACGATGACGATTGCTGTGATGATGAGTGTAGTTGTCATGATGATGACTGTTGTTGTGACGATGATGATTGCTGTGATGATGAGTGTAGTTGTCATGATGAAGGAAACATCAAAATTTGTAACTGTGGGGACTGTTGTGATGATGACGATGATGAAGATGTAATACAAGAAGGAATACCTTTAATTAAAAATAGATCTATTCAAATCATAGTAAGCAGTGGACTATTGTTTGTAATAGGACATATTCTAGAATATTTCTCAGTATACAATGGAATACCAGCAACAATTGTTTTTGCTCTAGGTGCAGTAATAGCTGGTTATGACATAGCAGTAATGGCTAAAAATGCATTAAAAAGACATAATATTAGTCCAGCAGTACTAATGTGTATTGCAGCAGTAGCCTCATTTTTAATAGGACATCCTGAAGAAGGTGCTGCGGTAACATTCTTGTACTTTATATCTGAATTCCTTGAAGACTACTCCGAACAAAGAGCACAACATTCAATTAAATCATTAGTTGAAATAGCACCAGAAACTGCAAGAGTAAAAGTAGGAAATAGTGAAGAAATACGTTCAATAGACACGGTTAAAATCAATGAAATAGTAATAGTAAAACCTGGAGATAAAGTTCCATTAGATGGAAAAGTAATTTCAGGGGTATCTACAATTAATCAAGCATCAATCACTGGAGAAAGTGTACCTGTAACTAAAAGAGTAGATGATGAAGTATTTGCAGGAACTGTAAATCAAGAGGGATATCTAGAAATAAAAGTAACTAAAGCAGCAAAAGATAGTGTAATTTCAAAAATAGTTACATTAGTAAAAAATTCTCAATTAAACAGATCACATACAGAAACATTGGTAGAAAAAATTGCTAAATACTATACTCCTATAATTGTAATAATAACGGCATGTGTGGCATTTATACCACCATTATTCTTTGGAGGGGATTTAGTAAGCTGGGTGTACAGAGCACTTTCATTAATGGTAATATCATGTCCATGTGCATTCTTAATATCTACTCCAATAGGTATGGTTTCTGCAATAACATCTGCAACTAGAAAAGGCGTACTTATTAAAGGAAGTAGTTATGTTGAAGAAATGCGTAAAATTAAAGCAGTAATCTTTGATAAAACAGGAACTCTCACTGAAGGAAAACTACAATTAACTGACATAGTATTACTTTCTGATAACTATTCAGAAAATGATTTACTTAGAATAGCAGCATCACTAGAAACTAAATCAAACCATCCAATTGGCAAAGCAATAAAAACTTATGCTGAAGAACAAAATGTTGAATTAAATGAAATTGAACAATTTAAAGATGTGCCAGGAAAAGGAATAGTTGGAGAAATCAATGGTGAAAAATATTATGCAGCTAATGAATCACTTATTGAAGGTTCTGATTTCAATGTATCTAACGATGATGTGGTAAAATATGTTAATGATGGAAAAACAGTGGTATTTATTGGAAATAAAACAGAAGTTATTGGTATAATTTATGTGATGGATAAAATACGTGATGAAAGTAAAAATGTAATTGAAAACTTAAATAAATCAGGTATAAAAACAATAATGTTAACTGGTGATAATAAAATAGCTGCACATGCTGTGGCAGATGAAATCGGAATAAATTATGTATATTCTAATTTATTACCTGAAGATAAATTAAACATATTAGATACAATCCGAAATAAATTTGGTGATGTAGCAATGGTGGGGGATGGAATAAATGATGCTCCAGCATTAGCTAGAGCTAATATCGGAATTGCAATGGGTGCAGCAGGATCTGATGTAGCAATAGAAACAGCAGATATTGCTTTAATGCAAGATGATTTAACTAAATTACCTTATTTATTTAAATTAAGTATCAAAACTGATAATATCATAAAACAAAATATTGTTACAGCATTATCTATAAAATTCCTATTCGTAATACTTGCAATACTAGGTTTAATCACTCTAATGATGGCAGTAGGTATAGGGGACTTGGGGTTAACATTACTTGTAATTCTTAATTCATTTAGAATTGGAATAGTAAAAGATCCAATATTTTAG
- the cysS gene encoding cysteine--tRNA ligase, giving the protein MNVYNTMTREKEELKVNNNKIKLFVCGPTVYDYSHIGHARTYISFDVIVRYLKHEGYSVFYLQNITDVDDKIIKRANENGENPLELAHRFEKEYIEDMALLNVNNVNFYARATEHMDEIINQIQDLIDKDFAYDTPTGVYFNVDKFEEFGKLSNRNLDDLQSNVRVQTDINKRDSKDFALWKKQDEEPFWDSPWGKGRPGWHIEDTAITESYFGPQYDIHGGGLDLIFPHHDAEIAQMEAASGKSPLVQHWMHTGFLNVRGEKMSKSLGNFITIKELLKLFSPEVYRFFVLSTHYRSPIDFSEEILKQAENSLKRIQNTGKHVLDKYCEDNLPEEDNTCVVDELNNFRTNFFDAMNNDFNTPIALSSLFDFTHLLNKSLNNNEISKNTLSLIIDTLKEIESILGFSLIAEESTGSDLSDDLLNIITDVRQELRSKKEWDLADKIRDDLASLDISLEDK; this is encoded by the coding sequence ATTAACGTGTATAACACAATGACTCGAGAAAAAGAAGAATTGAAAGTAAATAATAATAAAATTAAACTATTTGTATGTGGTCCTACTGTATATGATTATTCTCATATTGGTCATGCAAGAACATATATTTCCTTTGATGTAATAGTAAGATATCTTAAACATGAAGGATATTCCGTATTTTATTTACAAAATATCACTGATGTTGATGATAAAATCATTAAACGGGCAAATGAAAATGGTGAAAATCCTCTTGAATTAGCTCATAGATTTGAAAAAGAATATATTGAAGATATGGCTTTGTTAAATGTAAATAATGTTAATTTCTATGCACGTGCAACAGAACATATGGATGAAATAATTAATCAAATACAAGATTTAATAGATAAAGATTTTGCATATGATACTCCAACAGGTGTTTATTTTAATGTAGATAAATTTGAAGAATTTGGAAAATTATCCAATAGAAATTTAGATGATTTACAAAGTAATGTTAGAGTACAAACAGACATTAATAAAAGAGATTCAAAAGATTTTGCATTATGGAAAAAACAAGATGAGGAACCTTTTTGGGATTCACCATGGGGTAAAGGAAGACCTGGATGGCATATTGAAGATACTGCAATAACCGAATCTTACTTTGGTCCTCAATATGATATACATGGTGGAGGTTTAGACTTAATATTCCCTCATCATGATGCAGAAATTGCACAAATGGAAGCAGCTTCAGGTAAGTCACCTCTTGTTCAACATTGGATGCATACAGGATTCTTAAATGTGCGTGGAGAAAAAATGAGTAAATCCTTAGGAAACTTCATAACAATCAAAGAATTACTTAAATTATTTAGTCCAGAAGTATATCGATTCTTTGTATTATCTACTCATTATAGAAGTCCTATAGATTTCAGTGAAGAAATATTAAAACAAGCAGAAAATAGTTTAAAACGTATTCAAAATACAGGTAAACATGTTTTAGATAAATATTGTGAAGATAATCTTCCTGAAGAAGATAACACATGTGTTGTTGATGAATTAAATAATTTTAGAACAAATTTCTTTGATGCTATGAATAATGATTTTAATACTCCTATTGCATTATCTAGTTTGTTTGATTTTACTCATTTATTGAATAAATCATTAAATAATAATGAAATTTCTAAAAATACGTTATCTTTAATAATTGATACTTTAAAAGAAATTGAAAGTATTCTTGGATTTTCATTAATTGCTGAAGAAAGTACTGGTTCTGATTTATCTGATGATTTATTGAACATTATTACTGATGTACGACAAGAGTTAAGATCTAAAAAAGAGTGGGATTTAGCTGATAAAATTAGGGATGATTTAGCTAGTCTGGATATAAGTCTAGAAGATAAATAA
- a CDS encoding hydroxymethylglutaryl-CoA synthase → MTGIVGYGAHVPSYRIKVEEIAKVWGDDPNSISKGLVVNQKSVPGPDEDTVTIAVEAARRALKRAEINPQDIGAIYVGSESHPYAVKPTATIVADAIQATPNLTAADLEFACKAGTAGIQAAVGLVKSGMIKYGLAIGADTSQGAPGDALEYTASAGGAAFIIGEDNTIADIEKTCSFTTDTPDFYRREGQAYPSHGGRFTGEPAYFKHVLGAANRMLEETGTTSEDYDYAVFHQPNGKFYIRAARKLGFTEEQYNQGLLTPNIGNTYSGATPLGLASVLDIAKPGDKIFAVSYGSGAGSDAFTIKVNDRIEETRNKAKTLDEIQKNLTYVDYATYAKFKGKIRMD, encoded by the coding sequence ATGACAGGAATTGTTGGATATGGAGCTCATGTTCCCTCTTACAGAATAAAAGTAGAAGAAATTGCTAAAGTATGGGGAGACGACCCAAACTCTATTTCAAAAGGATTAGTCGTAAATCAAAAATCAGTACCAGGACCAGATGAAGATACAGTAACAATTGCAGTTGAAGCAGCGAGACGTGCATTAAAACGTGCAGAAATTAATCCGCAAGATATTGGAGCAATATATGTAGGATCAGAATCACATCCATATGCAGTAAAACCAACCGCAACAATAGTTGCTGATGCTATACAAGCAACACCAAATTTAACAGCAGCAGACCTAGAATTTGCATGTAAAGCAGGAACTGCAGGTATTCAAGCTGCAGTAGGTCTTGTAAAATCAGGTATGATAAAATATGGACTAGCAATTGGAGCTGATACATCACAAGGAGCACCAGGAGATGCATTAGAATACACTGCATCTGCAGGAGGAGCTGCATTTATTATAGGTGAAGATAATACCATTGCAGATATTGAAAAAACATGCAGTTTTACCACTGATACTCCTGACTTCTACAGAAGAGAAGGACAAGCATACCCATCACATGGTGGAAGATTCACAGGAGAACCAGCATACTTCAAACACGTGCTTGGAGCAGCAAACAGAATGTTAGAAGAAACCGGGACTACTTCTGAGGATTATGATTATGCAGTATTCCATCAACCAAATGGTAAATTCTACATAAGAGCAGCAAGAAAATTAGGTTTCACCGAAGAACAATACAACCAAGGATTATTAACACCAAATATTGGAAACACATACTCCGGAGCTACACCATTAGGTCTTGCATCTGTTCTTGATATTGCAAAACCAGGTGATAAAATATTTGCTGTATCTTACGGATCAGGAGCTGGAAGTGACGCATTTACAATAAAAGTAAATGATAGAATAGAAGAAACTAGAAACAAAGCTAAAACATTAGATGAAATTCAGAAAAACCTAACTTATGTTGATTATGCAACCTATGCTAAATTCAAAGGAAAAATTAGAATGGATTAA
- a CDS encoding metalloregulator ArsR/SmtB family transcription factor translates to MNKDDFFNDGDDICSITVLHEEQIKRAKEELLSESTYMELSETFKIFGNPTRLKIMSLLAVEDLCVCDICESLDMSQSAVSHQLRTLRSKNLVKYVKEGKQARYSLADKHVIEILKIGIDHVLE, encoded by the coding sequence ATGAATAAAGATGATTTTTTCAATGACGGAGATGACATATGTAGCATAACAGTACTACATGAAGAACAGATAAAACGAGCAAAAGAAGAACTATTAAGTGAAAGTACCTACATGGAATTGTCTGAAACATTTAAAATCTTTGGAAATCCCACACGACTCAAAATCATGTCCTTATTAGCAGTAGAAGATTTATGTGTATGTGATATTTGTGAATCATTAGATATGAGTCAATCAGCAGTATCTCATCAATTAAGGACTTTACGAAGTAAAAACCTAGTAAAATACGTCAAAGAAGGAAAACAAGCAAGATATTCCTTAGCAGATAAACATGTGATAGAAATTCTAAAAATAGGAATAGATCATGTATTAGAATAA
- a CDS encoding thiolase domain-containing protein has product MRDVAIVGVSQTKFGELWEKSFRDLVVEAGVDAIRDANMNGEDIEAMYIGNMSGGLFVGQEHIGSLIAEHSGLTPIPATRVEAACASGGLALRQAIMAVASGYYDRVMAAGVEKMTDVVDATPAIAAAADQEWEAQHGVTFPSLYAMMAQRHMHEYGTTREQIAGFAVLGHKNGALNPKAQFQREISVDAVLNSTKVASPLNILDCSPVSDGAAAVIVCPADEAHKYTDTPIYVRASTQASDTIALHSRKSLTTIESTKFASRKAYEIAGLTAKDMDLAEVHDCFSINGLIAIEDLGFFEKGKGGQAIEDGLIERDGEISVNPSGGLKARGHPLGATGIAQIAEITWQLRGEAGKRQVQDAENGITLNIGGTGGTAAVHILSKNRK; this is encoded by the coding sequence ATGAGAGACGTAGCAATAGTAGGAGTTTCCCAAACAAAATTCGGAGAACTATGGGAGAAATCTTTTAGAGACTTAGTTGTAGAAGCTGGAGTAGATGCTATAAGAGATGCAAATATGAACGGAGAAGACATAGAAGCTATGTACATAGGAAATATGTCTGGAGGATTATTTGTAGGTCAAGAACACATAGGATCATTAATTGCAGAACACTCAGGATTAACACCAATCCCTGCAACAAGAGTCGAAGCAGCATGTGCCTCAGGAGGATTAGCTTTAAGACAAGCAATCATGGCAGTAGCTTCTGGTTACTATGATAGAGTAATGGCTGCAGGTGTGGAAAAAATGACTGATGTTGTAGATGCAACACCCGCAATTGCAGCAGCTGCAGACCAAGAATGGGAAGCACAACATGGAGTTACATTCCCATCACTATATGCAATGATGGCTCAAAGACATATGCATGAATATGGTACAACTCGTGAACAAATTGCAGGATTTGCAGTATTAGGACACAAAAATGGAGCACTAAACCCTAAAGCACAATTCCAAAGAGAAATAAGTGTTGATGCAGTACTAAATTCAACAAAAGTAGCATCACCATTAAACATATTAGACTGTTCACCAGTATCAGACGGAGCAGCAGCAGTTATAGTATGTCCTGCTGATGAAGCACACAAATATACTGACACCCCAATTTATGTAAGAGCATCCACACAAGCATCAGATACAATAGCATTACACAGTAGAAAAAGTTTAACCACAATAGAATCCACAAAATTTGCATCCCGCAAAGCATATGAAATTGCAGGATTAACAGCAAAAGACATGGATTTAGCAGAAGTACATGACTGTTTCAGTATCAATGGATTAATTGCTATTGAAGATTTAGGTTTCTTTGAAAAAGGAAAAGGTGGACAAGCAATTGAAGATGGCCTTATTGAAAGAGATGGAGAAATATCTGTAAATCCATCTGGAGGATTAAAAGCAAGAGGTCATCCACTAGGAGCAACAGGTATTGCACAAATAGCTGAAATTACATGGCAATTACGTGGAGAAGCAGGAAAAAGACAAGTACAAGATGCAGAAAACGGTATCACACTCAATATTGGAGGAACTGGTGGAACAGCAGCAGTACATATCCTATCCAAAAATAGAAAATAA
- the hdrB gene encoding ferredoxin:CoB-CoM heterodisulfide reductase subunit HdrB, producing the protein MEDTKKFIPTKDITLFRSCLVSAEYPGVEASTKYVFDNLGIEYVIDRNQSCCTGLGHYYDIFDELSTTALAARNFSHAIKNNHKQYVPMCATCYAILKNAATILNEKDEVREEINTSFRENGLEHLQYTKGDINPTDNITHVVDILYSLKDEIPKHKKRDLSGLKIATHHGCHYCKVHYNDTLCGVRNPEIMDKICEVMETPTIGWYDHKKLTCGGGFRQRYANRELSLEASTDKFESLYKEGVDLLLVMCPNCHLQFDRYEQVIQEQTGHKQYMAVLNIAQLVALYMGADPYKVLGIQTHTVNVEPLLDKLGIEYESEDNLHE; encoded by the coding sequence GTGGAAGATACAAAAAAATTTATACCTACTAAAGATATTACATTATTCAGAAGTTGTTTAGTTTCTGCAGAATATCCTGGAGTAGAAGCATCTACTAAGTATGTCTTTGATAATCTTGGAATTGAATATGTAATAGATAGAAATCAATCCTGTTGCACAGGCCTTGGGCATTACTATGATATTTTTGATGAATTATCAACAACAGCATTAGCTGCAAGAAATTTTAGTCATGCAATAAAAAATAATCATAAACAATATGTTCCAATGTGTGCAACATGCTATGCAATACTTAAAAATGCTGCAACAATCTTAAATGAAAAAGATGAAGTTAGGGAAGAAATAAATACATCTTTTAGAGAAAATGGATTAGAACATCTCCAGTATACGAAAGGGGATATAAATCCTACAGATAATATAACTCATGTAGTAGACATATTATATTCTTTAAAGGATGAAATTCCAAAACATAAAAAACGAGACTTATCTGGATTAAAAATAGCGACTCATCATGGATGTCACTACTGTAAAGTACATTATAATGATACTCTATGTGGTGTAAGAAATCCCGAAATCATGGATAAAATATGTGAAGTAATGGAAACACCAACAATAGGATGGTATGACCATAAAAAATTAACATGTGGGGGAGGTTTCCGTCAAAGATATGCAAATAGAGAACTATCTCTTGAAGCATCAACAGATAAATTTGAAAGTCTCTATAAAGAAGGAGTAGATTTACTCTTAGTTATGTGTCCTAATTGTCATCTTCAATTTGACAGATATGAACAAGTAATTCAAGAACAAACTGGTCATAAACAATACATGGCTGTTTTAAACATAGCACAACTTGTAGCTCTATACATGGGTGCAGATCCATATAAAGTACTAGGAATACAAACACACACAGTAAATGTTGAACCACTTCTAGATAAATTAGGAATTGAATATGAAAGTGAGGATAATTTACATGAATAA
- a CDS encoding 4Fe-4S dicluster domain-containing protein, translating to MAKVRRREIKTLSKEDDLAHKILKDIKASSGLGLLRCVQCGMCASTCPASRHSDYDSREIIKRVLDNDETILEDEIIWNCFYCYNCHSICPVGNSVCEVNQILRQMAIDEDTGKKQVESFMSFADSYIDKGLGIIPQEYHGQLSIDYGEHWDKLQEKLEDVRENLKLESMFLLPEAENEVGKTLEAIGFKNRVKEIKDVRNRNKGG from the coding sequence TTGGCAAAAGTTAGACGAAGAGAAATAAAAACCCTTTCAAAAGAAGATGATTTAGCTCATAAAATCTTAAAAGATATAAAAGCATCATCTGGTCTAGGGTTACTTAGATGTGTACAATGTGGGATGTGTGCATCAACATGTCCAGCATCAAGACACTCTGATTATGACTCTCGAGAAATAATAAAAAGAGTTCTTGACAATGATGAAACAATTCTTGAGGATGAAATTATTTGGAATTGTTTTTATTGTTATAACTGTCACAGTATCTGTCCTGTAGGAAACAGTGTATGTGAAGTTAATCAAATTCTAAGACAAATGGCAATAGATGAAGATACAGGTAAAAAACAAGTTGAATCATTTATGAGTTTTGCAGATAGTTATATTGATAAAGGATTAGGTATTATTCCACAAGAATATCATGGACAACTTTCCATAGATTATGGAGAGCACTGGGACAAACTCCAAGAAAAATTAGAAGATGTTCGAGAAAATCTAAAATTAGAAAGTATGTTTTTATTACCTGAAGCTGAAAATGAAGTAGGTAAAACATTGGAAGCAATAGGATTTAAGAATCGGGTAAAAGAAATCAAAGACGTACGTAATAGAAATAAGGGTGGTTAA